A single genomic interval of Microbacterium sp. BLY harbors:
- the dinB gene encoding DNA polymerase IV, producing the protein MRGEATVLHADLDAFYASVEQRDAPELRGRPVIVGGGVVLAASYEAKARGVRTAMGGRQARELCPDAVVVPPRMEAYSAASKEVFRIFRDTTPLVEGLSIDEAFLEVGGMRRIAGTPEAIAVRLRERVRAEAGLAISVGVARTKFLAKVASAVSKPDGLLVVEPDREEEFLLPLPVERLWGVGAVTAEKLHRYGIRTVGQLAELEAATAERMLGKATGAHVHALARLRDPRPVDTTRRRGSIGSQRALGVRPRSPEELDVILTQIVDRLGRRLRDGDRVCRTVVLRLRFGDFAKATRSRSLRAPTDRTAQLLAVARALLAAAQPEISGRGITLLGLSLSQLDAADRVPPELPIDWGDESRLDSVLDTLRDRYGADSVSRAAQLGRDPGWSSPVLPEHH; encoded by the coding sequence ATGCGCGGGGAAGCGACGGTGCTGCACGCCGATCTCGATGCGTTCTACGCCTCGGTCGAGCAGCGTGATGCGCCCGAGCTCCGCGGGCGTCCGGTGATCGTCGGCGGCGGGGTCGTGCTGGCCGCGAGCTACGAGGCGAAGGCACGGGGCGTCCGCACGGCGATGGGCGGCCGGCAGGCGCGGGAGCTGTGCCCCGACGCGGTGGTCGTCCCGCCGCGGATGGAGGCCTACTCCGCGGCCAGCAAGGAGGTGTTCCGCATCTTCCGCGACACCACTCCGCTCGTGGAGGGGCTCTCCATCGATGAGGCGTTCCTCGAGGTCGGCGGGATGCGGCGGATCGCCGGTACTCCCGAGGCCATCGCCGTCCGGTTGCGGGAGCGCGTGCGCGCCGAGGCGGGCCTGGCGATCTCGGTCGGCGTCGCCCGCACGAAGTTCCTCGCCAAGGTCGCGAGCGCCGTGAGCAAGCCCGACGGCCTCCTCGTCGTCGAACCCGACCGGGAGGAGGAGTTCCTCCTGCCGCTCCCCGTCGAGCGGCTGTGGGGCGTCGGAGCGGTGACGGCGGAGAAGCTGCACCGTTACGGCATCCGCACGGTCGGCCAGCTCGCGGAGCTCGAGGCGGCGACGGCGGAGCGGATGCTCGGCAAGGCCACCGGAGCGCACGTCCATGCGCTCGCCCGTCTGCGGGACCCCCGCCCCGTGGACACGACCAGGCGCCGGGGATCGATCGGGTCGCAGCGGGCGCTCGGCGTCCGTCCGCGGTCGCCGGAGGAGCTCGACGTCATCCTCACCCAGATCGTCGACCGGCTCGGTCGGCGCCTCCGCGACGGCGACCGCGTGTGCCGCACGGTGGTGCTGCGGCTGCGCTTCGGCGACTTCGCGAAGGCCACCCGTTCCCGGTCGCTCCGTGCCCCGACCGACCGCACGGCCCAGCTGCTGGCGGTCGCCCGTGCGCTCCTCGCCGCGGCGCAGCCGGAGATCAGCGGTCGCGGCATCACCCTGCTCGGCCTCTCGCTGTCGCAGCTCGACGCCGCGGACCGCGTGCCGCCCGAGCTGCCGATCGACTGGGGAGACGAGTCCCGCCTCGACAGCGTGCTCGATACGCTGCGCGACCGCTACGGCGCGGACTCGGTCTCCCGCGCCGCTCAGCTCGGGCGCGACCCCGGCTGGTCCTCCCCGGTGCTCCCCGAGCACCACTGA
- a CDS encoding N-acetylglucosamine-6-phosphate deacetylase, with the protein MTALTLRGRNALGTGGLDVVVEHGRIRALTPVADPGDGAPWIGPGLIDLQVNGHRDGDANAIDPDPAHIVAMAASLAEHGVTRFLPTVITASADDMVARIRAVAAAVRTSAATSRAVAGIHVEGPSLSDQDGPRGVHPLAHIRPPSLAELQSWLDAAPGLLRIVTLSPHHPGSVEATRFLVAHGVRVAVGHTHASDAEIAAVVDAGATLSTHLGNGAHAVLPRHPNYLWTQLAEPRLAAGVIADGHHLPDATLATMIAAKRDHGLFLVSDAVATPAALRDGGVSTVGGGVHLADDGALRHLSTGFLAGSVQTLDVGVATVARLTGSLATAMRLATAMPAAVLDDGPHWRPGARADVLLFDWRPGDTRITPLEVHVAGELVQTTTGAPATGGIA; encoded by the coding sequence ATGACCGCGCTCACCCTCCGCGGACGCAACGCCCTCGGGACCGGCGGACTCGACGTCGTCGTGGAGCACGGCCGCATCCGCGCTCTCACCCCCGTCGCCGACCCGGGTGACGGGGCCCCGTGGATCGGCCCCGGGCTCATCGACCTGCAGGTCAACGGGCACCGCGACGGCGACGCGAACGCGATCGACCCGGACCCGGCGCACATCGTCGCGATGGCCGCGTCGCTCGCGGAGCACGGGGTGACCCGCTTCCTCCCCACCGTCATCACGGCCTCCGCCGACGACATGGTCGCCCGCATCCGCGCCGTCGCCGCGGCCGTGCGCACCTCCGCCGCCACCTCCCGCGCGGTCGCGGGCATCCACGTCGAGGGCCCCAGCCTCTCGGACCAGGACGGACCCCGCGGCGTGCACCCGCTCGCGCACATCCGCCCTCCGTCCCTCGCCGAGCTGCAGTCCTGGCTCGACGCGGCCCCCGGGCTCCTGCGCATCGTGACGCTCTCCCCGCACCACCCCGGCTCCGTCGAGGCCACCCGCTTCCTCGTCGCCCACGGGGTGCGGGTGGCCGTCGGACACACGCACGCCTCCGACGCCGAGATCGCCGCGGTCGTCGACGCGGGCGCCACCCTCTCCACGCACCTCGGCAACGGCGCGCACGCCGTGCTCCCCCGTCATCCGAACTACCTGTGGACCCAGCTCGCCGAACCCCGCCTCGCCGCCGGGGTGATCGCCGACGGCCATCACCTGCCGGACGCGACCCTCGCGACCATGATCGCCGCCAAGCGCGACCACGGCCTCTTCCTCGTCAGCGACGCCGTCGCCACCCCGGCGGCCCTCCGCGACGGCGGCGTCTCCACGGTCGGCGGCGGCGTGCACCTCGCCGACGACGGCGCCCTGCGCCACCTCTCCACCGGATTCCTCGCCGGCTCCGTGCAGACGCTCGACGTCGGCGTGGCCACCGTCGCCCGGCTCACCGGCTCGCTCGCCACCGCGATGCGCCTCGCCACCGCGATGCCCGCCGCCGTGCTCGACGACGGGCCGCACTGGCGACCCGGCGCCCGGGCCGACGTGCTGCTCTTCGACTGGCGGCCCGGCGACACCCGCATCACCCCGCTCGAGGTGCACGTCGCCGGCGAGCTCGTCCAGACCACGACCGGCGCACCGGCCACGGGAGGCATCGCATGA
- a CDS encoding C-terminal binding protein: MTAPLILVTDCDLPGTVIEDTLRAAGLRAERAASGSPDDIAAAGADAEALVVQWARIDGDLMDRLPNLRFISRVGIGYDMIDVEAATARGIAVANTPSYCIEEVAAHTVAMIMTQARGLSAYDRAVRDGVWKAVDARPLAVRPSTTTVSVLGFGRIGSIVARGCRALGFRVLVADPYASDEAVRDAGCEPVDIPTAIARADILTLHVPLTDETRHLIDADALATMKPGAVVVNTCRGPLIDEDALAASLRDGHLAGAALDVFAEEPLPADSPLRALDRVLLTPHAAWYSPEALADLPVHAAENVIRSLAGEAVPIVNPTFAAAR, from the coding sequence ATGACCGCGCCGCTCATCCTCGTCACCGACTGCGACCTCCCGGGAACCGTCATCGAAGACACCCTCCGCGCCGCCGGCCTCCGTGCGGAACGGGCGGCCTCCGGGAGCCCGGACGACATCGCCGCCGCCGGGGCCGACGCCGAAGCGCTGGTCGTGCAGTGGGCGCGCATCGACGGCGACCTCATGGACCGCCTGCCGAACCTCCGCTTCATCAGCCGGGTGGGCATCGGCTACGACATGATCGACGTCGAAGCCGCGACCGCCCGCGGCATCGCCGTCGCGAACACGCCGAGCTACTGCATCGAAGAGGTCGCCGCGCACACCGTCGCGATGATCATGACGCAGGCGCGGGGGCTCTCCGCCTACGACCGTGCCGTACGCGACGGGGTCTGGAAGGCCGTCGACGCCCGCCCGCTCGCGGTCCGCCCGTCCACGACGACCGTCTCCGTCCTGGGCTTCGGACGCATCGGGTCGATCGTCGCCCGCGGCTGCCGGGCCCTCGGCTTCCGCGTGCTCGTCGCCGACCCGTACGCCTCCGACGAGGCCGTGCGCGACGCAGGCTGCGAACCCGTCGACATCCCGACGGCGATCGCGCGCGCCGACATCCTCACGCTGCACGTACCGCTCACCGACGAGACTCGGCACCTCATCGACGCGGATGCCCTCGCGACGATGAAGCCGGGCGCCGTGGTCGTGAACACCTGCCGCGGCCCCCTCATCGACGAGGACGCTCTGGCCGCGTCCCTCCGTGACGGCCACCTCGCCGGAGCCGCGCTCGACGTCTTCGCCGAGGAGCCCCTCCCGGCGGATTCTCCCCTGCGCGCGCTCGACCGGGTGCTGCTCACCCCCCACGCCGCCTGGTACTCGCCGGAGGCCCTCGCCGACCTGCCTGTGCACGCCGCCGAGAACGTGATCCGCTCCCTGGCGGGCGAGGCCGTGCCCATCGTCAACCCGACCTTCGCCGCCGCGCGCTGA
- a CDS encoding SDR family NAD(P)-dependent oxidoreductase — translation MTPSPRSVVVTGSGKGIGRAVAERLTADGWIVVGLERSPGSGTVEEGIVAEVVLGDAADRSAHERAAAAARARAPLAGWVNNAGITKRTPLHELDETVVREIVDINGFGYLWGCSAAVTAFLDQGVAGAIVNIGSIHGRSSFVDHAAYEFTKGGIDALSRSVAVTYGGLGIRANTVAPGGVRTPHLEAQIARAADPAAEERLLAEGPPMGRIARAEEVAAVTAFLLSDEAPYLSGQSIAVDGAWTASFGDITLDPALRERFDAPPAP, via the coding sequence ATGACACCTTCCCCGCGCAGCGTCGTGGTGACCGGCAGCGGCAAGGGCATCGGCCGCGCGGTGGCCGAGCGGCTCACCGCCGACGGCTGGATCGTGGTCGGGCTCGAACGCTCGCCCGGCTCCGGGACCGTGGAGGAGGGCATCGTCGCCGAGGTCGTGCTCGGCGACGCCGCTGATCGGAGCGCCCATGAGCGTGCCGCCGCCGCCGCGCGTGCCCGGGCTCCGCTGGCGGGCTGGGTCAACAACGCGGGCATCACGAAGCGCACGCCGCTGCACGAGCTCGACGAGACGGTCGTGCGGGAGATCGTCGACATCAACGGCTTCGGCTACCTCTGGGGGTGCTCGGCGGCGGTCACGGCGTTCCTCGATCAGGGCGTGGCCGGGGCGATCGTGAACATCGGCTCGATCCACGGGCGGTCGAGCTTCGTCGATCACGCCGCCTACGAGTTCACGAAGGGCGGCATCGACGCCCTGAGCCGCAGTGTCGCCGTGACATATGGCGGACTGGGCATACGAGCGAACACCGTCGCGCCGGGCGGCGTGCGCACTCCGCACCTGGAGGCGCAGATCGCGCGGGCGGCCGACCCTGCGGCGGAGGAGCGCCTGCTCGCGGAGGGTCCGCCGATGGGACGCATCGCCCGTGCGGAGGAGGTCGCCGCGGTCACCGCGTTCCTGCTCTCCGATGAGGCGCCCTACCTCTCCGGCCAGTCCATCGCGGTCGACGGCGCCTGGACGGCATCGTTCGGGGACATCACCCTCGACCCCGCGCTGCGGGAGCGCTTCGACGCGCCGCCCGCTCCCTGA
- the manD gene encoding D-mannonate dehydratase ManD, giving the protein MTIDKAEVIVTSPDRNFVTLKITTADGVTGLGDATLNGRELAVVAYLREHVVPLLLGADESRIEDTWQFLYRGAYWRRGPVTMAAIAAVDMALWDIKGKVAGLPVYQLLGGASRGGLLAYGHASGKELPELFDSIRAHQEQGYRAIRVQTGVPTLRAIYGIAAQGADVGDATVRYDHEPARRGARPVEEDWDTGAYLRHLPGVFDAVRHEFGPDLPLLHDGHHRMTPIQAARLGKDLEPYDLFWLEDCTPAENQEALRLVRQHTTTPLAIGEIFNTVWDFKDIIRDQLIDYVRGAVTHMGGITALKKTLDYAAMYQIKSGMHGPTDISPVGMAAAMHLGLAIHNFGIQEYMRHGTRTDQVFQQSFTWTDGYLHPGDAPGLGVALDVDEAGKYPYAQAYLPYNRLLDGTVHDW; this is encoded by the coding sequence ATGACCATCGACAAGGCCGAGGTGATCGTCACCAGCCCGGACCGCAACTTCGTCACGCTGAAGATCACGACCGCGGACGGCGTCACCGGACTCGGCGACGCGACCCTGAACGGCCGGGAGCTCGCCGTCGTCGCCTACCTCCGCGAGCACGTCGTCCCCCTGCTGCTCGGCGCCGACGAATCCCGCATCGAGGACACCTGGCAGTTCCTCTACCGCGGCGCGTACTGGCGCCGCGGCCCGGTGACCATGGCCGCCATCGCCGCCGTCGACATGGCCCTGTGGGACATCAAGGGCAAGGTCGCCGGGCTCCCCGTGTACCAGCTGCTCGGAGGCGCCTCCCGGGGCGGCCTCCTCGCCTACGGACACGCCTCCGGCAAGGAGCTCCCCGAGCTGTTCGACTCGATCAGGGCGCATCAGGAACAGGGGTACCGCGCCATCCGCGTGCAGACCGGCGTGCCGACGCTCCGCGCCATCTACGGGATCGCCGCCCAGGGGGCCGACGTCGGCGACGCGACCGTGCGGTACGACCACGAGCCGGCCCGGCGCGGCGCGCGCCCGGTGGAGGAGGACTGGGACACGGGTGCCTACCTGCGGCACCTCCCCGGAGTGTTCGACGCGGTGCGCCACGAGTTCGGACCGGACCTGCCGCTCCTGCACGACGGCCACCACCGGATGACCCCCATCCAGGCCGCCCGCCTCGGGAAGGACCTCGAGCCGTACGACCTCTTCTGGCTGGAGGACTGCACCCCGGCGGAGAACCAGGAGGCCCTGCGGCTCGTCCGCCAGCACACCACCACGCCCCTCGCGATCGGCGAGATCTTCAACACCGTCTGGGATTTCAAGGACATCATCCGCGACCAGCTCATCGACTACGTGCGCGGGGCGGTCACCCACATGGGCGGCATCACCGCCCTGAAGAAGACCCTCGACTACGCCGCGATGTACCAGATCAAGTCCGGCATGCACGGGCCGACCGACATCTCACCGGTCGGCATGGCGGCCGCCATGCACCTCGGACTCGCCATCCACAACTTCGGCATCCAGGAGTACATGCGGCACGGGACGCGCACCGACCAGGTCTTCCAGCAGTCGTTCACCTGGACGGACGGCTACCTGCACCCCGGTGACGCCCCCGGTCTCGGCGTCGCGCTCGACGTCGACGAAGCGGGGAAGTACCCGTACGCCCAGGCCTACCTGCCGTACAACCGTCTGCTCGACGGGACGGTCCACGACTGGTGA
- a CDS encoding SDR family NAD(P)-dependent oxidoreductase gives MTVRRALVTGASSGIGTAAALELAREGVALWITYAGREAEATRAAEECRAAGSPDVRVSRLDLRDPDSIAALIAEITAAWGDLHVLVNNGGVCPYTPYPEIDIEEWDFVLETNARGTFLLTRAALPLLRAAGGDRSVINIASIAGQVGALQTGIHYAASKGAILAITRSFARHLATEGIRVNAVTPGPVASAITDQLQGEGRAKLEAGIPLGAFGQPEDVAWIIASLASERARFITGATYDVNGGVRID, from the coding sequence ATGACTGTTCGCCGCGCACTCGTCACGGGCGCCAGTTCCGGCATCGGAACCGCCGCCGCCCTCGAACTCGCCCGCGAGGGCGTCGCCCTCTGGATCACGTACGCCGGTCGTGAGGCCGAAGCCACACGCGCCGCGGAGGAGTGCCGCGCCGCGGGCTCCCCCGACGTCCGGGTGTCCCGGCTCGACCTGCGCGACCCCGACTCGATCGCCGCGCTCATCGCCGAGATCACCGCCGCGTGGGGCGACCTCCACGTGCTGGTCAACAACGGTGGCGTCTGCCCCTACACCCCCTACCCCGAGATCGACATCGAGGAGTGGGACTTCGTCCTGGAGACCAACGCCCGCGGCACCTTCCTCCTCACCCGCGCGGCGCTCCCCCTGCTCCGCGCCGCGGGCGGCGACCGCTCCGTCATCAACATCGCCTCGATCGCCGGCCAGGTGGGCGCGCTGCAGACGGGCATCCACTACGCGGCGAGCAAGGGGGCGATCCTCGCGATCACGCGCAGCTTCGCCCGGCACCTCGCCACCGAGGGCATCCGCGTCAACGCCGTCACGCCCGGCCCGGTCGCCAGCGCGATCACCGACCAGCTCCAGGGCGAAGGCCGCGCGAAGCTCGAGGCGGGGATCCCACTCGGCGCCTTCGGCCAGCCGGAGGACGTCGCCTGGATCATCGCATCGCTCGCCTCGGAGCGGGCCCGCTTCATCACCGGAGCCACCTACGACGTCAACGGAGGAGTACGCATTGACTGA
- a CDS encoding 6-phosphogluconolactonase has translation MSTTTFALHAHPDRIAMGAAAARSAAQTLREAVAARGSARMIAAAAPSQLDVYRALAAEPEVPWDRITILHMDEYLGLDAAAPQRFGTWLRTHLVDVVHPAAFHPMHTERGAEAAAAEYAELLAEAPIDLVCLGIGVNGHIAFNDPPDADLGDPCPVRTVQLDLASRVQQVDDECFDTLDAVPTHALTLTIPALLAGAHLVCAVPDARKAEAVRALVEEPISARWPCTVLRRHSRCEVHVDRDAASLLHPALVETAQAAR, from the coding sequence ATGAGCACGACGACGTTCGCCCTGCACGCCCATCCCGACCGCATCGCGATGGGCGCTGCCGCCGCCCGATCCGCGGCGCAGACCCTGCGCGAGGCCGTCGCCGCCCGCGGCTCGGCACGGATGATCGCCGCCGCGGCCCCCAGCCAGCTCGACGTGTACCGCGCGCTCGCCGCCGAACCCGAGGTGCCGTGGGACCGCATCACGATCCTGCACATGGACGAGTACCTGGGACTCGACGCCGCCGCGCCGCAGCGATTCGGCACCTGGCTGCGCACCCACCTCGTCGACGTCGTGCACCCCGCCGCGTTCCACCCGATGCACACCGAACGCGGCGCCGAGGCGGCCGCGGCCGAGTACGCCGAGCTGCTCGCGGAAGCACCGATCGACCTCGTCTGCCTGGGCATCGGCGTGAACGGCCACATCGCCTTCAACGACCCGCCCGACGCCGACCTCGGCGACCCCTGCCCCGTGCGCACGGTGCAGCTCGACCTCGCCAGCCGCGTGCAGCAGGTCGACGACGAGTGCTTCGACACCCTCGACGCCGTGCCCACCCACGCGCTCACCCTCACCATCCCCGCCCTGCTCGCCGGCGCCCACCTCGTGTGCGCCGTCCCCGACGCGCGCAAGGCCGAAGCCGTGCGTGCCCTCGTTGAGGAGCCGATCAGCGCCCGCTGGCCGTGCACCGTGCTGCGCCGCCACTCCCGCTGCGAGGTGCACGTCGACCGCGACGCCGCCTCCCTGCTGCACCCCGCCCTGGTCGAGACCGCGCAGGCGGCGCGATGA
- a CDS encoding fumarylacetoacetate hydrolase family protein yields the protein MELLRLGPIGHEHPYVRDDEGVVRDLVALTADIDGAFLAADGIARVRAALADGSLPEAETAGLRVGAPVARPTAVICIGQNYAAHAAESGSEPPAHPVVFFKHPNTVVGPDDVVLLPPGAEKVDWEVELAVVIGRTARYLPSADAARDVIAGYTISNDVSERAYQLEVSGGQWSKGKCSETFNPLGPALVPADEIDPQALRLRSFVNGEPRQDSSTADMIFPVLQLVHELSHYLVLEPGDVINTGTPQGVALSGRFPYLQDGDEMIIEIERLGRQHQRTERVRLG from the coding sequence ATGGAACTGCTGCGACTGGGCCCGATCGGTCACGAACACCCGTACGTCCGCGACGACGAGGGCGTGGTGCGCGATCTCGTCGCGCTCACCGCCGATATCGACGGGGCCTTCCTCGCCGCGGACGGCATCGCCCGGGTGCGCGCGGCGCTCGCCGACGGCTCGCTTCCGGAGGCGGAGACCGCGGGACTGCGCGTCGGTGCCCCTGTGGCCCGGCCGACCGCGGTGATCTGCATCGGCCAGAACTACGCGGCGCACGCGGCGGAGTCGGGCTCCGAGCCGCCCGCACACCCGGTGGTGTTCTTCAAGCACCCGAACACGGTCGTGGGGCCGGACGACGTCGTGCTCCTGCCGCCGGGTGCCGAGAAGGTGGACTGGGAGGTCGAGCTCGCGGTCGTCATCGGTCGCACGGCGCGGTACCTGCCCTCCGCGGATGCCGCGCGCGACGTGATCGCCGGCTACACCATCTCGAACGACGTGTCCGAGCGGGCGTACCAGCTGGAGGTCTCCGGCGGGCAGTGGTCGAAGGGGAAGTGCTCCGAGACCTTCAACCCTCTCGGCCCCGCACTGGTCCCCGCCGACGAGATCGATCCCCAGGCGTTGCGCCTTCGGTCGTTCGTCAACGGGGAGCCGCGGCAGGACTCCTCCACCGCCGACATGATCTTCCCGGTGCTGCAGCTGGTGCACGAGCTCAGCCACTACCTCGTGCTCGAGCCCGGCGACGTCATCAACACCGGCACCCCGCAGGGGGTCGCGCTGTCGGGCCGATTCCCGTACCTGCAGGACGGCGACGAGATGATCATCGAGATCGAGCGGCTCGGCCGCCAGCATCAGCGCACGGAGCGGGTCCGTCTCGGGTGA
- a CDS encoding nuclear transport factor 2 family protein, with product MTDRTTQDRSALDTVQAQLDAFNAHDLDAFVATYADDAVVTGVAPEPLVGSAAIRAFYEPRLQNPELSCVIDTSVLFGSRWVVAQERVINAGVATETIATFDVVDGVISRASMLKA from the coding sequence TTGACTGACCGCACCACCCAGGACCGTTCCGCCCTCGACACCGTGCAGGCGCAGCTCGACGCCTTCAACGCCCACGACCTCGACGCCTTCGTCGCGACCTATGCCGACGACGCCGTGGTCACCGGGGTCGCGCCGGAGCCGCTCGTCGGGTCGGCCGCGATCCGCGCCTTCTACGAGCCGCGGCTGCAGAACCCGGAACTCTCCTGCGTCATCGACACGAGCGTGCTCTTCGGCTCCCGCTGGGTCGTCGCGCAGGAGCGCGTCATCAACGCCGGCGTCGCGACGGAAACCATCGCCACCTTCGACGTGGTCGACGGCGTGATCTCCCGGGCGTCGATGCTCAAGGCCTGA
- a CDS encoding enolase C-terminal domain-like protein, whose amino-acid sequence MTAVARIDTATAVLPLPAPLQLGAMTVTRREYSAVQVTADDGTTGVAYCLSREAPMAEIVERLVAPHAEGLDADDPGAAWDRMLRGSAIVGRVGLVRRAIGLVDIALWDIAARRAGVPLWTLLGTGDAPREGMLVAAYPSPQRTPREVADEVLAQADGWAQVKISRIPDPAYMRELLAILGAELPSSTGLVVDVGFGWPDAEAAVAEVAQWGEPRLAWLEDPLLPEDAAGVARIRRETGLPVAVGDEVTDPAVLRALVEVGEVDALRVDVVAIGGITPARELIAWATERGVTVSGHVYPEVTAHLGIQVETFARGVNPYDPAPSFITGGPRFAGTVTPPAAPGLGFGLDPAVFRFERD is encoded by the coding sequence ATGACTGCCGTCGCCCGGATCGACACGGCCACGGCGGTCCTCCCCCTTCCGGCACCGCTGCAGCTCGGCGCGATGACGGTCACGCGACGGGAGTACTCCGCCGTGCAGGTGACGGCGGACGACGGCACCACCGGCGTCGCCTACTGCCTGTCGCGCGAAGCGCCGATGGCGGAGATCGTCGAGCGCCTCGTGGCCCCGCACGCGGAGGGGCTCGACGCCGACGACCCGGGGGCCGCATGGGACCGCATGCTCCGCGGCAGTGCGATCGTCGGACGGGTGGGGCTCGTGCGGCGGGCCATCGGCCTGGTCGACATCGCCCTGTGGGACATCGCGGCCCGTCGCGCCGGCGTGCCGCTGTGGACCCTGCTCGGCACCGGTGACGCCCCGCGGGAGGGGATGCTCGTCGCCGCGTATCCCTCCCCGCAGCGCACGCCGCGGGAGGTCGCGGACGAGGTGCTCGCGCAGGCGGACGGGTGGGCGCAGGTGAAGATCTCGCGCATTCCCGATCCGGCATACATGCGCGAGCTGCTGGCGATCCTCGGCGCGGAGCTGCCGTCGTCGACCGGACTGGTGGTGGACGTGGGCTTCGGCTGGCCCGACGCGGAGGCCGCGGTGGCGGAGGTCGCGCAGTGGGGCGAGCCGCGCCTGGCCTGGTTGGAAGACCCCTTGCTCCCCGAGGACGCGGCCGGTGTCGCCCGCATCCGGCGCGAGACCGGGCTGCCCGTGGCGGTGGGCGACGAGGTGACCGACCCCGCCGTGCTCCGTGCCCTGGTGGAGGTGGGAGAGGTCGACGCGCTGCGCGTCGACGTCGTCGCGATCGGCGGCATCACTCCCGCGCGCGAGCTCATCGCGTGGGCGACGGAGCGCGGTGTCACCGTGTCCGGACACGTCTATCCCGAGGTCACGGCGCACCTCGGCATCCAGGTCGAGACCTTCGCCCGCGGCGTGAACCCCTACGATCCCGCGCCGTCGTTCATCACCGGCGGACCGCGGTTCGCGGGCACCGTGACGCCTCCCGCGGCACCCGGGCTCGGCTTCGGTCTGGATCCCGCCGTCTTCCGATTCGAGAGGGACTAA
- a CDS encoding gluconokinase produces MTTPRPIVVMGVSGVGKTTVGRELARRRAVAFIDADDLHGPANVAKMRSGTPLDDADRWPWLDRVGDHLAAAGDVVIACSALRRAYRDRLRARAPGTWFVSLVGSPARIAAQIDGRTGHYMPPDLLRSQLDTLEPLGADEAGVVIVVDDAPAVLCDRIVRALP; encoded by the coding sequence GTGACGACTCCGCGGCCGATCGTCGTGATGGGGGTGTCCGGCGTGGGCAAGACCACGGTCGGGCGCGAGCTCGCCCGGCGGCGTGCCGTCGCGTTCATCGACGCCGACGACCTGCACGGGCCGGCCAACGTCGCCAAGATGCGCTCGGGCACCCCGCTGGACGACGCCGACCGCTGGCCGTGGCTCGACCGGGTGGGCGACCACCTCGCGGCCGCGGGCGACGTGGTCATCGCGTGCTCCGCCCTGCGGCGGGCCTACCGCGACCGCCTCCGCGCCCGCGCACCGGGGACGTGGTTCGTCAGCCTCGTCGGGAGCCCCGCGCGCATCGCCGCGCAGATCGACGGCCGGACCGGGCACTACATGCCGCCTGATCTCCTGCGCTCGCAGCTCGACACCCTCGAACCGCTGGGCGCCGACGAGGCAGGGGTCGTCATCGTCGTGGACGACGCACCCGCCGTCCTGTGCGACCGGATCGTGCGCGCCCTCCCGTGA
- a CDS encoding SMP-30/gluconolactonase/LRE family protein: MTPENITGPVAVHAEAPVWWPGWGGLRWVDGDAGDLLTLRDDGIVRQHVDDEYLAFFRPRTSGGFVAVGARTLYLADGPDAEARPVATLLDDDAVRMNDGCCDPRGRLLAGSMSTDSTEGAGTVLRIDAALDVTTVLPRVTSSNGVSYSPDGRRVYYVDTDTGRVDVFDVNEGDLRGRRVFAHIPDDDGVPDGLTVAADGSVWVALWGGSRVRGFEPSGAVREDIVLPVPQVSACTFGGDDLGTLFITTSAQGLPSDHGTAAGSVFAVRPGVSGLPVLPFAG; encoded by the coding sequence ATGACTCCCGAGAACATCACTGGCCCCGTCGCCGTCCACGCCGAGGCCCCGGTCTGGTGGCCCGGGTGGGGCGGCCTGCGCTGGGTCGACGGCGACGCGGGCGACCTGCTCACCCTCCGCGACGACGGGATCGTCCGCCAGCACGTCGACGACGAGTACCTCGCCTTCTTCCGTCCGCGGACGTCCGGGGGCTTCGTCGCCGTCGGCGCGCGCACCCTGTACCTCGCCGACGGTCCCGACGCGGAGGCCCGTCCCGTCGCGACCCTGCTCGACGACGACGCGGTCCGCATGAACGACGGCTGCTGCGACCCCCGAGGACGACTCCTGGCCGGCTCCATGTCGACCGACTCCACCGAAGGCGCCGGGACCGTGCTGCGCATCGACGCCGCCCTCGACGTGACCACGGTGCTCCCCCGTGTGACCTCGTCCAACGGTGTCAGCTACTCCCCGGACGGCCGCCGCGTGTACTACGTGGACACCGACACCGGCCGGGTCGACGTGTTCGACGTGAACGAGGGCGACCTCCGCGGACGCCGGGTGTTCGCGCACATCCCCGACGACGACGGGGTGCCCGACGGCCTCACGGTCGCCGCTGACGGCAGCGTCTGGGTCGCGCTGTGGGGCGGGAGTCGCGTCCGCGGCTTCGAGCCGAGCGGGGCCGTGCGCGAGGACATCGTGCTGCCGGTGCCGCAGGTCAGCGCCTGCACGTTCGGCGGCGACGACCTCGGCACGCTTTTCATCACGACCTCCGCGCAGGGCCTGCCGTCCGATCACGGCACCGCCGCAGGATCCGTCTTCGCGGTGCGACCGGGGGTCTCCGGCCTCCCGGTCCTCCCCTTCGCCGGCTGA